The proteins below come from a single Biomphalaria glabrata chromosome 10, xgBioGlab47.1, whole genome shotgun sequence genomic window:
- the LOC106052443 gene encoding procathepsin L-like: MFKLTLLALALAVASASTTANWLIFKSKHNKTYSGDEDVIRRYIWESNLKVIEEHNERYAQGLETYYLGENKYADMTHEEFVRTMNGLRVNRPLNPGNFVSGLLKNALPDSVDWRKEGYVTDIKDQGQCGSCWAFSTTGSLEGQHFKASKSLVSLSESNLVDCSQKFGNQGCNGGLMDQAFQYVIKNKGLDTEQSYPYKPEDRKCAFKSANVGATETSFKDVTSGSEDALQEAVATIGPISVAIDASHNSFQLYKGGIYNERQCSSTQLDHGVLAVGYGAEGNKDFWIVKNSWGKSWGEEGYIRMTRNKKNQCGIATMASYPIV; the protein is encoded by the exons ATGTTTAAACTTACACTACTCGCACTAGCCCTCGCTGTGGCTTCAGCCAGCACTACAGCCAACTGGCTTATCTTTAAGTCCAAACACAACAAGACTTACAGTGGAGATGAAGACGTCATCAGGAGATACATCTGGGAGTCTAACCTGAAAGTGATTGAAGAACACAACGAGCGTTACGCCCAGGGACTGGAGACTTACTACCTGGGAGAGAACAAATACGCCGACATG ACTCACGAAGAATTTGTTAGAACTATGAACGGTCTCCGTGTGAATAGACCACTCAACCCTGGAAACTTCGTCAGTGGATTGTTGAAGAATGCTCTACCCGACTCAGTGGACTGGAGAAAGGAGGGCTACGTCACTGACATTAAAGATCAGGGTCAGTGTGGTTCCTGCTGGGCTTTCTCTACCACTGGATCTTTGGAAGGTCAACACTTCAAAGCCTCCAAATCATTGGTCAGCCTGTCCGAGTCAAACTTGGTCGACTGCTCACAGAAATTCG GTAACCAAGGCTGCAACGGCGGTCTGATGGACCAGGCCTTCCAATACGTCATCAAAAACAAAGGTCTTGACACTGAACAGAGCTACCCCTACAAACCTGAG GATCGTAAATGTGCTTTCAAGTCAGCTAATGTTGGAGCTACTGAAACTTCCTTCAAGGATGTAACAAGTGGAAGTGAGGATGCCTTGCAAGAAGCTGTTGCCACA ATTGGACCAATCAGTGTCGCCATCGATGCCAGCCACAACTCTTTCCAACTGTACAAGGGAGGTATCTACAACGAGAGACAGTGCAGCAGCACTCAATTAGATCACGGTGTTCTGGCTGTAGGATACGGGGCTGAGGGAAACAAAGACTTCTGGATTGTCAAGAACAG TTGGGGCAAATCCTGGGGAGAGGAAGGCTACATCCGTATGAccagaaacaagaaaaaccaaTGCGGTATTGCTACCATGGCTAGCTACCCAAttgtctag